In the Silurus meridionalis isolate SWU-2019-XX chromosome 6, ASM1480568v1, whole genome shotgun sequence genome, one interval contains:
- the si:dkey-183c6.7 gene encoding urea transporter 2 isoform X1: MFMSKKLCEHPKGLKQQLIQKLLYCTGEMEHFQKYMQDQAFLIQLLEWLLRGVSGVIMVNNPLSGILILIALSIASPWQTLLGSLGLFSSTVMAILIGQERAEVSRGEHGYNGMLVALLIGVFSSAGEWYWWLLLPACLAGAATTFLHSGMAAVLDKWELPVSVFPFNTVLLLYLACTGIENPYFPNHPALPLGAALSINSTHVDIPQLMQGIVLGVGQIYACDAVGSSLIILSAVMLYSPVLAFHALLGSSLGVLAGLSVAVQQDALYTGLASFNGALGCMAVGGLLFTLSWRTHAFSIICAFLSSYADIALSNLLANVGLPSSSWAATLTISLMLLVSGRSLSTYRIAIGQDSSSGGPLHTPSQSAETNTDSSSA, encoded by the exons ATGTTCATGTCTAAAAAACTGTGTGAACATCCAAAGGGCCTCAAGCAGCAGCTGATCCAGAAGCTGCTGTACTGCACAGGAGAAATGGAACATTTCCAAAAGTACATGCAGG ATCAGGCTTTCCTCATCCAGCTGCTGGAGTGGTTATTGCGAGGTGTCTCTGGTGTGATCATGGTGAATAACCCTTTGAGTGGAATTCTGATTCTTATAGCTTTGTCAATTGCCAGTCCCTGGCAGACCCTACTTGGAAGCCTAGGACTCTTTTCCTCCACAGTCATGGCAATCCTCATTGGACAGGAAAG AGCAGAGGTTTCCAGAGGTGAGCACGGTTATAACGGGATGCTGGTGGCTTTATTGATTGGTGTATTCAGCAGTGCAGGAGAATGGTACTGGTGGCTGCTTCTGCCTGCATGTCTCGCTGGAGCTGCAAC taCCTTTTTACACAGTGGCATGGCTGCTGTGTTGGACAAATGGGAATTGCCTGTAAGTGTGTTCCCCTTTAACACTGTCCTGCTGCTGTATTTGGCCTGCACCGGTATTGAAAACCCATACTTCCCTAACCATCCAGCCCTGCCACTGGGAGCAGCACTGAGCATCAATAGCACACATGTCGACATACCTCAG ctCATGCAGGGTATAGTGTTGGGAGTGGGCCAGATCTATGCTTGTGATGCTGTGGGGTCCTCCCTAATCATTCTCTCAGCTGTGATGCTATACTCTCCAGTCCTGGCTTTTCATGCATTGCTAGGATCAAGTCTTGGTGTACTGGCag gTCTTTCTGTTGCAGTGCAGCAGGATGCTTTATACACAGGCCTGGCCAGTTTTAATGGCGCTCTGGGCTGCATGGCTGTTGGAGGGCTTTTATTCACATTAAGCTGGAGAACTCATGCCTTCTCCATTATTTGTG CCTTCCTCTCTTCTTATGCAGACATTGCCTTGAGCAATCTGCTGGCAAAT GTGGGTCTCCCTTCCAGCAGCTGGGCTGCGACACTAACTATCAGTCTTATGCTGTTAGTGAGTGGGCGGAGTCTCTCCACATACCGCATTGCTATTGGCCAAGACAGCTCATCTGGAGGCCCTCTACATACGCCTAGCCAGAGTGCTGAGACTAATACAGACAGTAGTTCTGCttga
- the ccdc166 gene encoding nuclear matrix constituent protein 1 isoform X1 gives MASEKNKKGKESKKPEKVEVSEQDAERQAQLHQEYDTLTDVLRHLRKRAEQLRRENEVLENETNHIHKESEDYILYMSRLTQKRQNAILALRNQRQQKLEEFSKQREAMQEKHDEQLNGLKKEIWKMETELSMLNPEIAQIGDVKSLRQQQLESIAELEQEMIATCHRHFETLQILKAKGLTENEQYKPPKHMMFELYLKAKKEASFYILSYIREISWENHHLHDELQHLVERAQSLHRHQQILQTHRRDLLLEREVQELQHIHTSIAGADAN, from the exons ATGGCTtcggaaaaaaacaagaaagggAAAGAGTCGAAAAAGCCGGAGAAGGTAGAAGTCAGCGAACAGGACGCAGAGAGACAGGCGCAGTTACACCAAGA GTATGATACTCTCACTGATGTACTCAGGCATCTCAGGAAGAGAGCAGAACAACT ACGGAGAGAGAATGAGGTTCTTGAAAATGAGACCAACCATATACACAAGGAGAGT GAAGATTACATCTTATACATGTCGAGACTGACACAGAAGCGCCAGAATGCGATTCTTGCTTTAAGAAATCAGAGACAACAGAAGCTCGAAGAGTTTAGTAAACAGAGAGAGGCGATGCAGGAGAAACATGATGAGCAGCTCAACG GCCTGAAGAAGGAGATCTGGAAGATGGAGACTGAGCTGTCAATGCTGAATCCAGAAATCGCTCAGATTGGGGATGTTAAG agtcTGCGGCAACAGCAGCTGGAAAGTATAGCTGAGCTGGAGCAGGAGATGATAGCCACATGTCATCGTCATTTTGAAACTCTTCAGATTCTTAAAGCTAAAGGCCTCACGGAGAATGAGCAATACAAACCTCCCAAACATATGATGTTTGAACTTTACCTCAAAGCTAAAAAG GAAGCATCTTTCTATATACTGTCATACATAAGAGAAATTTCTTGGGAGAACCATCATCTGCATGATGAACTTCAGCACCTTGTTGAAAGAGCTCAATCACTCCACAGACACCAGCAGATTCTGCAGACACACCGCAGGGATCTGCTGCTGGAGAGAGAAGTTCAGGAgctgcagcacatacacacctcCATAGCAGGTGCTGATGCCAACTAA
- the si:dkey-183c6.7 gene encoding urea transporter 2 isoform X2 — translation MFMSKKLCEHPKGLKQQLIQKLLYCTGEMEHFQKYMQALSIASPWQTLLGSLGLFSSTVMAILIGQERAEVSRGEHGYNGMLVALLIGVFSSAGEWYWWLLLPACLAGAATTFLHSGMAAVLDKWELPVSVFPFNTVLLLYLACTGIENPYFPNHPALPLGAALSINSTHVDIPQLMQGIVLGVGQIYACDAVGSSLIILSAVMLYSPVLAFHALLGSSLGVLAGLSVAVQQDALYTGLASFNGALGCMAVGGLLFTLSWRTHAFSIICAFLSSYADIALSNLLANVGLPSSSWAATLTISLMLLVSGRSLSTYRIAIGQDSSSGGPLHTPSQSAETNTDSSSA, via the exons ATGTTCATGTCTAAAAAACTGTGTGAACATCCAAAGGGCCTCAAGCAGCAGCTGATCCAGAAGCTGCTGTACTGCACAGGAGAAATGGAACATTTCCAAAAGTACATGCAGG CTTTGTCAATTGCCAGTCCCTGGCAGACCCTACTTGGAAGCCTAGGACTCTTTTCCTCCACAGTCATGGCAATCCTCATTGGACAGGAAAG AGCAGAGGTTTCCAGAGGTGAGCACGGTTATAACGGGATGCTGGTGGCTTTATTGATTGGTGTATTCAGCAGTGCAGGAGAATGGTACTGGTGGCTGCTTCTGCCTGCATGTCTCGCTGGAGCTGCAAC taCCTTTTTACACAGTGGCATGGCTGCTGTGTTGGACAAATGGGAATTGCCTGTAAGTGTGTTCCCCTTTAACACTGTCCTGCTGCTGTATTTGGCCTGCACCGGTATTGAAAACCCATACTTCCCTAACCATCCAGCCCTGCCACTGGGAGCAGCACTGAGCATCAATAGCACACATGTCGACATACCTCAG ctCATGCAGGGTATAGTGTTGGGAGTGGGCCAGATCTATGCTTGTGATGCTGTGGGGTCCTCCCTAATCATTCTCTCAGCTGTGATGCTATACTCTCCAGTCCTGGCTTTTCATGCATTGCTAGGATCAAGTCTTGGTGTACTGGCag gTCTTTCTGTTGCAGTGCAGCAGGATGCTTTATACACAGGCCTGGCCAGTTTTAATGGCGCTCTGGGCTGCATGGCTGTTGGAGGGCTTTTATTCACATTAAGCTGGAGAACTCATGCCTTCTCCATTATTTGTG CCTTCCTCTCTTCTTATGCAGACATTGCCTTGAGCAATCTGCTGGCAAAT GTGGGTCTCCCTTCCAGCAGCTGGGCTGCGACACTAACTATCAGTCTTATGCTGTTAGTGAGTGGGCGGAGTCTCTCCACATACCGCATTGCTATTGGCCAAGACAGCTCATCTGGAGGCCCTCTACATACGCCTAGCCAGAGTGCTGAGACTAATACAGACAGTAGTTCTGCttga
- the si:dkey-183c6.8 gene encoding protein O-GlcNAcase isoform X2: MEGKDEFLCGVVEGFYGRPWSMEQRKVLFQWMQRWGLNTYLYGPKDDLKHRLLWREVYSTEEEAQLKALVHEAESRGLRFVYALSPGQDIVFSSSSDLTLLKRKLRQVAELGCQAFAILFDDIDHSMCQADSEAFSSFAHAQVSVTNEIFRFLGEPAVFLFCPTEYCSSLCSPSVSKSPYLLTVGEDLLPRISVIWTGNKVISRELSADSLMEVQSVLQRPPLVWDNLHANDYDSRRVFLGPFKGRPSGLQAHLRGLLLNPNCEFEANYIPLHTLGTWHKAGKEKREGKGHQYSPERALSSALKDWMTDLHQPLQPGRQNRPTEQKPSALSSKPKPPECLDNLHGAQSKSPSAAGALVSSSTSVLKVSAETESEERVSGCNGWEKASGKSLCSGKSPLTEAQVQLLVGLYYLPHEHGPSAQNLLQALTWLKSHCHYVSVNGSSKKMQPQKMEEWRVRAGRFLLACDEIAVLHGSVVNSVNRAVLYDLYPYVWDLRNTLLVAKAFISWLEGRVISESSSLGSWKNCFHWCGASSGAELLGVEAEPWAFKGGLSGEVQMLLPVGTSSELFSHPPPLFPTSRLYNIRPFQHKDKAELYRMVRQLYQKTRGAQDVTVLHPDFIGDRCLGASLALCPEYSFVLEDELGVCGCVAGILDVRSFVKRCQATWLPAIRDKYPTRTYVANGHTAQKEALMSLLEEQDYPDSLLYHFPSQIRLEALPELVDCSVSRSLLTSLLTALKANGSQGVFCEVQPTDRLRLEFLTKLGFLEIVRGEACSTEGLILGRLL; the protein is encoded by the exons ATGGAGGGGAAAGATGAGTTTCTCTGCGGGGTTGTTGAAG GTTTCTATGGGCGGCCCTGGTCCATGGAGCAAAGAAAAGTGCTGTTTCAGTG GATGCAAAGATGGGGTTTGAACACATATCTGTACGGCCCTAAAGATGACCTGAAGCACCGTTTGCTGTGGAGAGAGGTGTACTCAACAGAGGAGGAAG CCCAGCTGAAAGCATTGGTGCATGAAGCTGAGTCGAGAGGATTGAGATTTGTGTATGCTCTCTCTCCTGGTCAGGATATTGTCTTTTCCAGCTCCTCTGACCTCACACTTCTGAAGCGTAAACTTCGACAG GTGGCAGAACTGGGCTGCCAGGCATTTGCCATTCTGTTTGATGACATCGACCACTCAATGTGTCAAGCCGATAGTGAGGCATTCTCCTCATTTGCTCATGCTCAGGTGTCTGTGACCAATGAGATCTTCCGTTTCCTGGGGGAGCCAGCTGTCTTCCTGTTCTGCCCCACTG agtaCTGCAGCTCACTCTGCTCTCCCAGCGTGTCTAAGTCTCCATACTTGCTGACAGTGggagaagatctcctgcccCGCATCTCAGTCATCTGGACCG GAAATAAGGTCATCTCTCGGGAGCTGAGCGCTGATTCGCTGAtggaggtgcagtcagtgttacaGCGCCCTCCGCTGGTGTGGGACAATCTTCACGCTAACGATTACGATTCACGCCGAGTCTTCCTAGGGCCATTTAAGGGCCGTCCTTCTGGCCTCCAAGCTCATCTCAGGGGTCTGCTGCTGAACCCTAACTGCGAATTTGAAGCAAACTacattcctctacacacacttgGGACATGGCACAAAGCAGggaaggagaagagagaag GTAAAGGTCATCAGTACTCTCCGGAGCGAGCTCTTTCTTCTGCactaaaagactggatgactgATCTGCACCAACCTCTACAGCCTG GACGGCAGAACAGGCCTACCGAACAGAAACCATCTGCTCTTTCCTCCAAACCTAAACCTCCTGAATGCTTAGACAATCTGCATGGAGCCCAGTCTAAATCTCCATCTGCTGCTGGGGCTCTGGTTTCTTCTTCCACCTCAGTGTTGAAGGTCTCGGCTGAGACTGAGAGTGAGGAGCGGGTTTCTGGATGCAATGGCTGGGAGAAGGCTTCAGGAAAGAGTTTATGTTCTGGGAAATCTCCACTTACTGAGGCCCAAGTGCAACTGCTGGTGGGACTGTACTACTTACCACATGAGCATGGCCCATCTGCCCAGAACCTGCTGCAGGCACTTACCTGGCTTAAAAGCCACTGCCATTATGTCAGTGTCAACGGCAGCAGCAAGAAGATGCAACCACAGAAG atggaGGAGTGGCGGGTACGGGCAGGACGCTTTCTGCTTGCTTGTGACGAGATTGCAGTTCTGCATGGCAGTGTGGTGAACAGCGTGAACAGAGCTGTACTCTATGACCTTTACCCATATGTCTGGGACCTGAGAAACACACTGCTTGTTGCCAAGGCCTTCATCAGTTGGCTTG AGGGTCGCGTGATAAGTGAAAGTTCTTCGCTGGGTTCCTGGAAAAACTGTTTTCATT GGTGTGGAGCCTCATCAGGGGCAGAGCTTCTTGGTGTGGAAGCAGAGCCTTGGGCATTTAAAGGAGGGCTGTCTGGGGAAGTGCAG ATGCTACTTCCTGTAGGCACCAGCAGTGAGCTGTTTAGCCACCCCCCTCCTCTCTTTCCCACCTCTCGTCTGTACAACATACGGCCCTTCCAGCACAAAGACAAG GCGGAGCTGTACCGCATGGTTCGCCAGCTTTATCAGAAAACTAGAGGTGCTCAGGATGTGACTGTTCTTCACCCAGACTTCATCGGGGACAg gtgtTTAGGTGCATCTCTGGCTCTGTGCCCAGAGTACAGCTTTGTCCTAGAGGATGagttgggtgtgtgtgggtgtgttgcTGGTATTCTGGATGTACGCTCATTTGTCAAGAGGTGCCAGGCCACCTGGCTGCCTGCTATAAGAGACAAATACCCCACACGCACATATGTTGCTAACGGACACACTGCCCAGAAG GAGGCGCTCATGAGCTTGCTTGAAGAGCAGGATTACCCAGACTCCCTGCTGTACCACTTCCCATCTCAAATCAGGCTTGAAGCACTGCCTGAACTGGTGGACTGCAGTGTCAGCAGGAGCCTGCTCACGTCCCTGCTCACAGCACTCAAAGCTAACG gttcCCAGGGTGTGTTTTGCGAGGTGCAGCCGACAGACCGGCTAAGATTGGAGTTCCTCACTAAGCTGGGCTTTCTGGAGATTGTGAGAGGAGAGGCATGCTCCACAGAGGGACTGATCCTAGGCAGGCTGCTTTAG
- the si:dkey-183c6.8 gene encoding protein O-GlcNAcase isoform X1 produces the protein MEGKDEFLCGVVEGFYGRPWSMEQRKVLFQWMQRWGLNTYLYGPKDDLKHRLLWREVYSTEEEAQLKALVHEAESRGLRFVYALSPGQDIVFSSSSDLTLLKRKLRQVAELGCQAFAILFDDIDHSMCQADSEAFSSFAHAQVSVTNEIFRFLGEPAVFLFCPTEYCSSLCSPSVSKSPYLLTVGEDLLPRISVIWTGNKVISRELSADSLMEVQSVLQRPPLVWDNLHANDYDSRRVFLGPFKGRPSGLQAHLRGLLLNPNCEFEANYIPLHTLGTWHKAGKEKREGKGHQYSPERALSSALKDWMTDLHQPLQPGRQNRPTEQKPSALSSKPKPPECLDNLHGAQSKSPSAAGALVSSSTSVLKVSAETESEERVSGCNGWEKASGKSLCSGKSPLTEAQVQLLVGLYYLPHEHGPSAQNLLQALTWLKSHCHYVSVNGSSKKMQPQKMEEWRVRAGRFLLACDEIAVLHGSVVNSVNRAVLYDLYPYVWDLRNTLLVAKAFISWLEGRVISESSSLGSWKNCFHWCGASSGAELLGVEAEPWAFKGGLSGEVQMLLPVGTSSELFSHPPPLFPTSRLYNIRPFQHKDKAELYRMVRQLYQKTRGAQDVTVLHPDFIGDRLNKYANLAEVASQRCLGASLALCPEYSFVLEDELGVCGCVAGILDVRSFVKRCQATWLPAIRDKYPTRTYVANGHTAQKEALMSLLEEQDYPDSLLYHFPSQIRLEALPELVDCSVSRSLLTSLLTALKANGSQGVFCEVQPTDRLRLEFLTKLGFLEIVRGEACSTEGLILGRLL, from the exons ATGGAGGGGAAAGATGAGTTTCTCTGCGGGGTTGTTGAAG GTTTCTATGGGCGGCCCTGGTCCATGGAGCAAAGAAAAGTGCTGTTTCAGTG GATGCAAAGATGGGGTTTGAACACATATCTGTACGGCCCTAAAGATGACCTGAAGCACCGTTTGCTGTGGAGAGAGGTGTACTCAACAGAGGAGGAAG CCCAGCTGAAAGCATTGGTGCATGAAGCTGAGTCGAGAGGATTGAGATTTGTGTATGCTCTCTCTCCTGGTCAGGATATTGTCTTTTCCAGCTCCTCTGACCTCACACTTCTGAAGCGTAAACTTCGACAG GTGGCAGAACTGGGCTGCCAGGCATTTGCCATTCTGTTTGATGACATCGACCACTCAATGTGTCAAGCCGATAGTGAGGCATTCTCCTCATTTGCTCATGCTCAGGTGTCTGTGACCAATGAGATCTTCCGTTTCCTGGGGGAGCCAGCTGTCTTCCTGTTCTGCCCCACTG agtaCTGCAGCTCACTCTGCTCTCCCAGCGTGTCTAAGTCTCCATACTTGCTGACAGTGggagaagatctcctgcccCGCATCTCAGTCATCTGGACCG GAAATAAGGTCATCTCTCGGGAGCTGAGCGCTGATTCGCTGAtggaggtgcagtcagtgttacaGCGCCCTCCGCTGGTGTGGGACAATCTTCACGCTAACGATTACGATTCACGCCGAGTCTTCCTAGGGCCATTTAAGGGCCGTCCTTCTGGCCTCCAAGCTCATCTCAGGGGTCTGCTGCTGAACCCTAACTGCGAATTTGAAGCAAACTacattcctctacacacacttgGGACATGGCACAAAGCAGggaaggagaagagagaag GTAAAGGTCATCAGTACTCTCCGGAGCGAGCTCTTTCTTCTGCactaaaagactggatgactgATCTGCACCAACCTCTACAGCCTG GACGGCAGAACAGGCCTACCGAACAGAAACCATCTGCTCTTTCCTCCAAACCTAAACCTCCTGAATGCTTAGACAATCTGCATGGAGCCCAGTCTAAATCTCCATCTGCTGCTGGGGCTCTGGTTTCTTCTTCCACCTCAGTGTTGAAGGTCTCGGCTGAGACTGAGAGTGAGGAGCGGGTTTCTGGATGCAATGGCTGGGAGAAGGCTTCAGGAAAGAGTTTATGTTCTGGGAAATCTCCACTTACTGAGGCCCAAGTGCAACTGCTGGTGGGACTGTACTACTTACCACATGAGCATGGCCCATCTGCCCAGAACCTGCTGCAGGCACTTACCTGGCTTAAAAGCCACTGCCATTATGTCAGTGTCAACGGCAGCAGCAAGAAGATGCAACCACAGAAG atggaGGAGTGGCGGGTACGGGCAGGACGCTTTCTGCTTGCTTGTGACGAGATTGCAGTTCTGCATGGCAGTGTGGTGAACAGCGTGAACAGAGCTGTACTCTATGACCTTTACCCATATGTCTGGGACCTGAGAAACACACTGCTTGTTGCCAAGGCCTTCATCAGTTGGCTTG AGGGTCGCGTGATAAGTGAAAGTTCTTCGCTGGGTTCCTGGAAAAACTGTTTTCATT GGTGTGGAGCCTCATCAGGGGCAGAGCTTCTTGGTGTGGAAGCAGAGCCTTGGGCATTTAAAGGAGGGCTGTCTGGGGAAGTGCAG ATGCTACTTCCTGTAGGCACCAGCAGTGAGCTGTTTAGCCACCCCCCTCCTCTCTTTCCCACCTCTCGTCTGTACAACATACGGCCCTTCCAGCACAAAGACAAG GCGGAGCTGTACCGCATGGTTCGCCAGCTTTATCAGAAAACTAGAGGTGCTCAGGATGTGACTGTTCTTCACCCAGACTTCATCGGGGACAggttaaataaatatgcaaaccTTGCAGAAGTAGCTTCACAGAG gtgtTTAGGTGCATCTCTGGCTCTGTGCCCAGAGTACAGCTTTGTCCTAGAGGATGagttgggtgtgtgtgggtgtgttgcTGGTATTCTGGATGTACGCTCATTTGTCAAGAGGTGCCAGGCCACCTGGCTGCCTGCTATAAGAGACAAATACCCCACACGCACATATGTTGCTAACGGACACACTGCCCAGAAG GAGGCGCTCATGAGCTTGCTTGAAGAGCAGGATTACCCAGACTCCCTGCTGTACCACTTCCCATCTCAAATCAGGCTTGAAGCACTGCCTGAACTGGTGGACTGCAGTGTCAGCAGGAGCCTGCTCACGTCCCTGCTCACAGCACTCAAAGCTAACG gttcCCAGGGTGTGTTTTGCGAGGTGCAGCCGACAGACCGGCTAAGATTGGAGTTCCTCACTAAGCTGGGCTTTCTGGAGATTGTGAGAGGAGAGGCATGCTCCACAGAGGGACTGATCCTAGGCAGGCTGCTTTAG
- the ccdc166 gene encoding uncharacterized protein ccdc166 isoform X2, with protein MASEKNKKGKESKKPEKVEVSEQDAERQAQLHQERRENEVLENETNHIHKESEDYILYMSRLTQKRQNAILALRNQRQQKLEEFSKQREAMQEKHDEQLNGLKKEIWKMETELSMLNPEIAQIGDVKSLRQQQLESIAELEQEMIATCHRHFETLQILKAKGLTENEQYKPPKHMMFELYLKAKKEASFYILSYIREISWENHHLHDELQHLVERAQSLHRHQQILQTHRRDLLLEREVQELQHIHTSIAGADAN; from the exons ATGGCTtcggaaaaaaacaagaaagggAAAGAGTCGAAAAAGCCGGAGAAGGTAGAAGTCAGCGAACAGGACGCAGAGAGACAGGCGCAGTTACACCAAGA ACGGAGAGAGAATGAGGTTCTTGAAAATGAGACCAACCATATACACAAGGAGAGT GAAGATTACATCTTATACATGTCGAGACTGACACAGAAGCGCCAGAATGCGATTCTTGCTTTAAGAAATCAGAGACAACAGAAGCTCGAAGAGTTTAGTAAACAGAGAGAGGCGATGCAGGAGAAACATGATGAGCAGCTCAACG GCCTGAAGAAGGAGATCTGGAAGATGGAGACTGAGCTGTCAATGCTGAATCCAGAAATCGCTCAGATTGGGGATGTTAAG agtcTGCGGCAACAGCAGCTGGAAAGTATAGCTGAGCTGGAGCAGGAGATGATAGCCACATGTCATCGTCATTTTGAAACTCTTCAGATTCTTAAAGCTAAAGGCCTCACGGAGAATGAGCAATACAAACCTCCCAAACATATGATGTTTGAACTTTACCTCAAAGCTAAAAAG GAAGCATCTTTCTATATACTGTCATACATAAGAGAAATTTCTTGGGAGAACCATCATCTGCATGATGAACTTCAGCACCTTGTTGAAAGAGCTCAATCACTCCACAGACACCAGCAGATTCTGCAGACACACCGCAGGGATCTGCTGCTGGAGAGAGAAGTTCAGGAgctgcagcacatacacacctcCATAGCAGGTGCTGATGCCAACTAA